Proteins encoded within one genomic window of Bradyrhizobium sp. 186:
- a CDS encoding MBL fold metallo-hydrolase: protein MKIHHLNTGTMCPMGRRLVNGTGSLFQRARMVCHCLLIETNDGLALVDTGIGLGDIATPDRLGRRWVRQTAPKLDPSETAVQQVKALGYSLNDVRHVLLTHLDRDHAGGVPDFPHAAIHVHRAEYEMAVLRKPAPPQGRYVTEQWQHGPGWKFCGEAGEDWFGFKGVRALGNGEGDILMIPLAGHTLGHCGIAVRSGDKWLLHAGDSYFHHGQLEASPRMPLVLGYFQRRGDMDRKLRIANQERLRALKLSHGDRVTIFNSHDPVDYESCRCGGESRSKSSR from the coding sequence ATGAAAATCCATCATCTCAACACCGGCACGATGTGCCCGATGGGCCGCCGCCTGGTGAACGGCACCGGCAGCCTGTTCCAGCGCGCACGCATGGTCTGCCACTGCCTGTTGATCGAAACCAATGACGGGCTTGCCCTGGTCGATACCGGCATCGGCCTCGGCGATATCGCAACGCCCGACCGTCTGGGGCGGCGATGGGTGCGGCAGACCGCACCAAAACTCGACCCGTCCGAGACGGCGGTGCAACAGGTGAAAGCGCTCGGCTATTCGCTCAACGACGTGCGTCACGTGCTGCTGACGCATCTCGACCGCGACCACGCCGGCGGTGTGCCCGACTTTCCGCATGCCGCGATCCACGTCCATCGCGCCGAATACGAGATGGCGGTGCTGCGAAAGCCCGCGCCGCCCCAAGGGCGCTATGTCACGGAGCAGTGGCAGCACGGACCGGGCTGGAAATTCTGTGGCGAAGCCGGCGAAGACTGGTTCGGCTTCAAGGGCGTGCGCGCGCTGGGGAACGGGGAGGGGGATATCCTGATGATCCCGCTCGCCGGTCATACGCTCGGCCATTGCGGCATTGCGGTGCGCTCAGGCGACAAATGGCTGCTGCATGCCGGCGACAGCTATTTCCATCACGGGCAGCTCGAGGCATCGCCGCGCATGCCACTGGTGCTCGGCTATTTCCAGCGCCGCGGCGACATGGACCGGAAGCTGCGGATCGCGAACCAGGAACGGCTGCGTGCGCTGAAGCTCAGCCACGGCGACCGCGTGACGATCTTCAACAGCCATGATCCCGTTGATTACGAGAGCTGCCGGTGCGGCGGGGAATCGCGAAGCAAGAGCTCGCGTTGA
- a CDS encoding LysR family transcriptional regulator, which translates to MDIRELRYFAAVYRARNLTAAARSCFVSQPSISTAITSLEAELGTTLFIRHKKGVAPTASAEQFHVLARRIIDEADAARSLFRKPSTKSTLTLGLMRTLDVPRTIALLKPLTARADIALRLVGSDERADARIISKSMLRTDEHFVALWSERYVAALPPSHPLTLKDKLRAADLADVPLIDRCHCEQSEFFGRTAQRRQPAAIAQSEDWAMALVAAGVGIAIVPEGVARSNPDVAVREIEVKVKREVGLAYRASAPLSDALKDFVAKLQKQRRKPDRAKPRRVARKN; encoded by the coding sequence ATGGACATCCGCGAGCTTCGCTACTTCGCCGCCGTCTACCGCGCGCGCAACCTGACCGCTGCGGCGCGCTCGTGCTTCGTGTCGCAGCCGTCGATCTCCACCGCGATCACCAGCCTGGAGGCCGAGCTCGGCACGACGCTGTTCATCCGCCACAAGAAGGGCGTCGCGCCCACCGCCTCGGCCGAGCAGTTTCACGTCCTCGCCCGCCGCATCATCGACGAGGCCGATGCCGCGCGCAGCCTGTTCCGGAAACCAAGTACGAAGAGCACGCTGACGCTGGGCCTGATGCGCACGCTCGACGTGCCGCGCACGATCGCGCTGTTGAAGCCGCTGACGGCCCGTGCGGACATTGCGCTTCGCCTCGTCGGCAGCGACGAGCGCGCCGATGCGCGGATCATCTCGAAAAGCATGCTGCGCACTGATGAACATTTCGTCGCGCTCTGGAGCGAGCGCTATGTCGCGGCCCTGCCGCCGTCGCATCCGCTGACGCTCAAGGACAAGCTCCGCGCCGCCGATCTGGCCGACGTTCCGCTGATCGACCGCTGTCATTGCGAGCAGAGCGAATTCTTCGGACGCACCGCGCAACGCCGCCAACCCGCGGCGATCGCACAATCGGAGGATTGGGCCATGGCGCTGGTTGCGGCCGGCGTCGGCATCGCCATCGTTCCCGAAGGCGTGGCGCGCAGCAATCCGGACGTGGCCGTCCGCGAGATCGAGGTCAAGGTCAAGCGCGAGGTCGGCCTCGCCTATCGCGCATCGGCACCGCTCTCGGACGCGCTGAAGGACTTTGTCGCGAAGCTCCAGAAGCAGCGGCGCAAGCCCGATCGCGCCAAGCCTCGGCGCGTCGCTCGCAAAAACTAG